The Leptolyngbyaceae cyanobacterium DNA segment ATATCTAGCAAAATCATGTCTGGAGGGGATAGCTTGGCGATAGTCAATGCTTCCACTCCAGAAAACGCCGTTTGGGTGATGTAGCCTTCTGGTTCCAACAACCCTTCTAACAAACGGAGATTATTTAACTCGTCATCTACAAGGAGGATGCGGGGCTGGCTATTTTGCATGGACGTAACTTAAAAGTTAACTGAATGGTGCTATTTCAGACAATTGCCATAAAGATTCACCATCCATTGGATGTTTTCCTTATATCCGGTGGCATGATATAGCATCAGGAGCAATTGGTTATTACCTTGTACGGCTCGGTTTAACCACTGAAAGCAGATGCACCCGCTTCTTGAGTTGACAGCCCGGTATGCTGCATCCAAATTATACCTTGAAGTTTGGCTGTCTACTTTACATATGTAGATAATTTAATTGAATCACAAAATTCATACGACGGCCATCAGACTTAGGGGATATTTACTTTTTAAAGATCGACGAAAAGCGTTTCTTAGTATACAGACAAATGCTAAAAGATAGATTTTATCTAGGAAGAAAGCATTTTTACCCTTGTCTCTAGCCAATTTTGGATAAACTTAAAATATAAAATTGAAGTCTTTCTTATGGGAACAGCAAATTTTCATTTTCATGGAGAACTAAATTTTTTTCTACCCACCAAAAAAAGAGATGTAAAGTTTACTCATTTTTTTGAAGAGTCTGCTTCCGTTAAAGATGCGATCGAATCTTTAGGCGTTCCCCATCCGGAAGTTGCCATCATATTAGTCAACGGCGAATCGGTAGACTTTTCTTACTTAGTGAAATATGGAGACGAAATCAACGTTTACCCAGCCTCTGCAACTAATAATATTATTCACTACGTTTCCGTGCAACCCGAACCGTTAGCCGTTCCTCGTTTCGTACTTGACGTTCATTTGGGAAAATTAGCGGCATCTTTACGAATGTTAGGTTTTGATACTTTATACAGAAATGATTACGGAGATGAAGAATTAGCACAAATTTCTAGTAGTGAAAAGCGAATTCTGCTCACTCGCGATACCGGATTACTAAAACGTGGCATAGTAGAATATGGCTATTACGTCCGCCAAACAAATCCGGAAAAACAATTAGTAGAAGTATTACAACGTTTCGACATTAAAAAAGCCGTTACGCCATTTAAAAGATGTATGCGCTGTAATGGTTTATTGGAACCAGTTGCCAAAGAAACGATTCTCGATAAACTGCCACCCAAAACCAAAGAATACATTCATGATTTCCATCGCTGTATAGATTGCAAACAAATTTTTTGGAAAGGCGCACACTACGATAAAATGCGCCAATTTGTTGACGAGGTACTCGAAAATTGAAAAAAATTAATTGGTTTTTCACGTTCATCATTGCCTTAACAGTGATGCTATTCGTAATAGTAAATAAAGCAGCATTTACCAGAACGATTACTAACAATGAAGCATTCGGTCATCCCGGCATTTGTCCGAATTGGTCGCCTTCCACCCTCACTTTTTTAGGCACTGCTCAAAATCCTAATTCTAAAGTTTGGTTTACGGGTTTTGATGGCATTATCTCTCAAGTATTCTATCCTTCTGTAGATAAAGCAGCAACCGTAGATTGGCAGTTTTTAGTCGGAGATGCCGCCCAAACTTGGGTAGATGAAGAAAAACGAGATACTACCAGTCAAGTAACTCTCAACGATCAACATTCTTTAGCTTGGAATATTACCAACACTGCCAAAAACGGTAAATATAAAATCGACAAAGTTATTTTTACAGATCCCAATCGAAATACCCTGATTCAACAAGTAACTTTTACCGCTTTAGCTGGCAAAATAGGAGACTTTCATCTTTACACTTTATATCATCCAGCGATTAACAATCAAGGAAACGCAACGACAGGATATACCAGCACTTACCACCATCAAACGATGCTGGTAGCAAAGCATTCCGATAGCGGTATGGCATCTGCATTGGCGAGTTCGCTGCCTTTCCAAAAAGGCATGATTTCCAATGGTTTTGTCGGACATAGCGATGGTTGGCAAGATTTAAAAGGTGGCAACATTGATAACATGATGAACTGGCATTTTGACTCGGCAACCAACGGAAATATCGCTCAAACTGCCATGTTCGATTTAAGTTATTATGCTAACCAAAAATCAGTTACTTTTAACTTAATTCTCGGTTTTGGCAATAGAGATATTGAAGCAGAAGAAACAGCCTCCAAAACTCTCAGCGACAACTTCGACAAAATGCTGTCTGCTTATAATGCAGGATGGAACAATTACATTAATAATTTAAATAATTTTGATGGTATTGCCGACCAACAATATTATGTATCAGTAATGGCACTTAAAGCAGCTAGCGATAAAACTTCTGGTGCTATGGTGGCAGGTTTAGGTAATCCTTGGGGAAATTCTAATTACTCGATTTGCACGCCTTTTGGGATTGCTATGCAAGGCGGTTACCATTTAGTTTGGCCGCGAGATTTGTATAAATTTGCTAATGCTTTGATGGCAGCAGGTGATACGGCTACCGCTAATCGTGGGTTAGATTGGTTGTTCGATGTTATGCAACAACCAGACGGACATTTTTTACAGAATGCTTTTACCGATGGAACTCCTTATTGGAATAGCATTCAAATGGATGAAACGGCATTTCCGATTATGTTAGCTTGGCAGTTAAATCGCAAGGATGCTGATACCTATGCTAAACATATTAAGCCTACTGCTGATTATATCGTGAAGCACGGGCCGATTACCGGACAAGAACGTTGGGAAGAAAATTCCGGTTATTCTCCGAGTACGATTGCAGCGGAAATTGCAGGTTTGGTTTGTGCCGCTGACATTGCTAAAATCAACGGAGATTCTGTTAGCGAACAGCGTTATTTAGAAATAGCAGATTACTGGCAAGGCATGGTAGAAAATTGGACTTTCACTACTAGCGGTTCTCTGGGTGATGGTAAATATTTTGAACGAATTGATGATAACGGTAATCCCAACGACGGACACGCTTTGCACCTTAGTAATGGTGGCGGTTCTCATGACGAACGCGCTATTGTAGATACCAGCTTTTTAGAGTTAGTCAGACATGGGGTAAAAGCAGGGAATAATCCTTATATTTTGGCTTCTCTTCCGGAAATTGACTCTACAATTAAACAAATTATTCCCGGAAAAGGAGAAGCTTGGTTTCGCTACAATCATGATGGTTATGGGGAAACTGCGACTGGCGCTGATTATACTGGTGCTGGGATCGGTCGTTTGTGGCCAATTTTTACTGGGGAACGGGGTCATTTTGCGATCGCAAATCATCATAACGCAGACAATTACCTCGCAACTATGCGTGCTTTTGCCAATCATTCTTATATGATTCCCGAACAAGTTTGGGATCTCAACGCCCCATCTGATTATACTCCCGGAACGCCCACGAAATCGATGACTCCCCTTTCTTGGTCGATGGGTGAATATATCACTTTGTTAGCATCTAATTATCATGCCAAAGTGATGGATATGCCGGAAATTGTTTATCGGCGTTACGTGGCAAATGCCTATAAACCACAGGAAGGAAGAACTGTTGATTATAACCCAGCAAATGTCAAACCAGGCAAAGCTTTAACTATTTATTATCAAGGTGATTTGGCAAATGCAAACCAGGTAAAATTACATTGGGGATATAACAATTGGCAACAAGTTACTGATAAACTAATGGTGAAACGAAATGATGGATTTTGGGAAACTACTATTTCCGTTCCCCGGGATGGAAAATCCTTAAACTTTGCGTTCACTGATGGGGTAAACTGGGATAACAATAATAATGCTAACTGGAACGAAACAGTTTTAGGTAGTTCACAAATTTAAAAGGCTGTTTCGGGTCGATGGGGTAAAATGTTCATATCTGTTA contains these protein-coding regions:
- a CDS encoding Mut7-C RNAse domain-containing protein, which gives rise to MGTANFHFHGELNFFLPTKKRDVKFTHFFEESASVKDAIESLGVPHPEVAIILVNGESVDFSYLVKYGDEINVYPASATNNIIHYVSVQPEPLAVPRFVLDVHLGKLAASLRMLGFDTLYRNDYGDEELAQISSSEKRILLTRDTGLLKRGIVEYGYYVRQTNPEKQLVEVLQRFDIKKAVTPFKRCMRCNGLLEPVAKETILDKLPPKTKEYIHDFHRCIDCKQIFWKGAHYDKMRQFVDEVLEN
- a CDS encoding glucan 1,4-alpha-glucosidase, coding for MKKINWFFTFIIALTVMLFVIVNKAAFTRTITNNEAFGHPGICPNWSPSTLTFLGTAQNPNSKVWFTGFDGIISQVFYPSVDKAATVDWQFLVGDAAQTWVDEEKRDTTSQVTLNDQHSLAWNITNTAKNGKYKIDKVIFTDPNRNTLIQQVTFTALAGKIGDFHLYTLYHPAINNQGNATTGYTSTYHHQTMLVAKHSDSGMASALASSLPFQKGMISNGFVGHSDGWQDLKGGNIDNMMNWHFDSATNGNIAQTAMFDLSYYANQKSVTFNLILGFGNRDIEAEETASKTLSDNFDKMLSAYNAGWNNYINNLNNFDGIADQQYYVSVMALKAASDKTSGAMVAGLGNPWGNSNYSICTPFGIAMQGGYHLVWPRDLYKFANALMAAGDTATANRGLDWLFDVMQQPDGHFLQNAFTDGTPYWNSIQMDETAFPIMLAWQLNRKDADTYAKHIKPTADYIVKHGPITGQERWEENSGYSPSTIAAEIAGLVCAADIAKINGDSVSEQRYLEIADYWQGMVENWTFTTSGSLGDGKYFERIDDNGNPNDGHALHLSNGGGSHDERAIVDTSFLELVRHGVKAGNNPYILASLPEIDSTIKQIIPGKGEAWFRYNHDGYGETATGADYTGAGIGRLWPIFTGERGHFAIANHHNADNYLATMRAFANHSYMIPEQVWDLNAPSDYTPGTPTKSMTPLSWSMGEYITLLASNYHAKVMDMPEIVYRRYVANAYKPQEGRTVDYNPANVKPGKALTIYYQGDLANANQVKLHWGYNNWQQVTDKLMVKRNDGFWETTISVPRDGKSLNFAFTDGVNWDNNNNANWNETVLGSSQI